A stretch of the Pseudoalteromonas marina genome encodes the following:
- a CDS encoding D-sedoheptulose-7-phosphate isomerase: MSIIDSVATSYVESLNRHQALFETMEAYHQESMQLLEVCHSALQAGGKVIWFGNGGSAADAQHLAAEFVVRYKLERGPLASMALTTDTSILTAHSNDYHFDTVFERQVQALCKPEDLVIGLTTSGTSANINLALEAANKIGAFTVALTGRDGGKVKDIAKLPIIIKNDETARIQEAHMFIGHWLCEAIDMVVAEQQ; the protein is encoded by the coding sequence ATGTCAATTATCGATTCTGTGGCAACAAGCTACGTTGAAAGTTTAAACCGTCATCAAGCCTTATTTGAAACGATGGAGGCTTATCATCAAGAGTCTATGCAGTTATTAGAAGTATGCCATAGTGCATTACAAGCTGGTGGTAAGGTTATTTGGTTTGGTAACGGCGGAAGTGCAGCGGATGCTCAGCATTTGGCGGCCGAATTTGTAGTACGTTATAAATTAGAGCGTGGACCGCTTGCGTCTATGGCACTCACAACCGATACGTCAATTCTTACTGCGCACAGTAACGACTACCATTTTGATACCGTGTTTGAACGCCAAGTTCAGGCACTGTGTAAACCAGAAGATTTAGTGATTGGTTTAACAACCTCAGGTACCAGTGCAAATATCAATTTAGCACTTGAAGCGGCTAATAAAATTGGCGCATTTACAGTTGCATTAACAGGCCGTGATGGCGGAAAAGTAAAAGACATTGCCAAGCTGCCAATTATTATCAAAAACGATGAAACAGCACGTATTCAAGAAGCGCATATGTTTATTGGCCACTGGTTATGTGAAGCCATAGATATGGTTGTTGCGGAGCAGCAGTAA
- a CDS encoding YdbH domain-containing protein produces the protein MLKRVGLIMGAVLLSIVLLGYVFRLPLLQWAVAPQLEKAGVTLSCLDFSLTSKLNVYIQKACLSYKNQELVVEGVTANTRHVEIKHAALNVNPLPQSNKVSSPATILDLALPKTRPTIAVEHLTINSAFLKRPLMLNITEPTLNQFVVSGHLNASATLYNNKVQGQLKINDGSLKQLLKTDNELLSGLSFNAAQAFSFNGVEASLTGDLQTQYDYKIQSCDITNSSKGVLSATYNLNSQKLDIDPSQLKNNVTISNNCQSLIPESSYKSFAIKQLPLNWQWALAKPINFAHNNLTLPLITLKSAVQAKQNIDITVTDTFINTAAPLQSARIQLKVQLHTDEIDAITLSAQLKNAQLSGNYDITLTALPEFLPAEANNIKAHGDFTLTQLVDSKPVGKVSTTFSFDKAVAYGTTINTYTGKLVASMSEKLDASVVLKSEFKGAQYEEYKLTGINNTLSARANLGVGELFAHLNANTQINTLTSPNVDLNTINVTSTGLQSRALKASHHVFVNGVELVANHHVSKVAHPFEVIIPQQSVLSLNSLVSQFEPLAQLTQGEFGGRISGDVNLQKANFNLTIDDTSALYNDYLVNQFRAQLSGQYDSGQLNVEPTTFNLNELRAGAVVNNINGKIKVVNNSAQAFDISGNVFDGVFELDKYTLLKSQQTANVTFKDIDASKLITLDDKSGITLTGRLKGWLPLHFSDSGVEVTNGNLLNQGEGKLIISNNTAFDSVMQQQQELQPVLSLLKNLDIQKLNSTVALNSDGWLYLGVNLQGFNEPQQQQVNFNYNHEENVFTLLRALRLSDEITQKVEQQYSQKGN, from the coding sequence ATGTTAAAGCGCGTTGGTTTAATTATGGGTGCTGTATTGCTAAGTATAGTGTTGCTTGGCTATGTATTTCGTTTGCCTCTATTACAATGGGCTGTAGCGCCTCAGCTTGAAAAAGCAGGTGTTACCTTAAGCTGCTTAGATTTTTCGCTTACGAGCAAGTTAAATGTGTATATACAAAAAGCCTGTTTAAGTTACAAAAATCAAGAGCTTGTTGTTGAAGGCGTTACCGCAAATACTCGCCATGTTGAAATTAAACATGCAGCGCTTAATGTAAATCCACTTCCTCAAAGTAATAAAGTAAGCAGCCCTGCAACAATTTTAGATTTAGCACTTCCTAAAACAAGGCCTACAATTGCGGTTGAGCATTTAACTATAAACAGTGCGTTTTTAAAGCGCCCGCTAATGCTAAATATCACCGAGCCCACGCTTAACCAGTTTGTAGTAAGTGGTCATTTAAACGCAAGCGCAACGCTTTACAATAACAAGGTACAAGGGCAGCTTAAAATAAATGATGGATCATTAAAGCAATTACTTAAAACAGATAATGAGTTATTAAGTGGACTTAGCTTTAATGCAGCGCAGGCATTTAGCTTTAACGGGGTAGAGGCAAGCCTTACTGGTGATTTACAAACCCAGTATGACTATAAAATACAAAGCTGTGATATAACAAACAGCTCCAAAGGTGTACTAAGCGCTACATATAACTTAAATAGCCAAAAGCTTGATATAGACCCAAGCCAGCTTAAAAACAATGTAACGATTAGTAATAACTGCCAATCTCTTATTCCTGAAAGTAGCTACAAGTCATTTGCCATAAAGCAGCTTCCACTTAATTGGCAATGGGCTTTAGCTAAACCAATTAATTTTGCACATAACAACCTAACCTTACCGTTAATAACGCTCAAAAGTGCAGTGCAAGCCAAGCAAAATATAGATATAACGGTTACAGATACGTTTATAAATACTGCTGCACCGTTACAAAGCGCACGCATACAGCTAAAGGTACAGCTACATACGGATGAAATAGACGCTATAACGCTAAGTGCGCAGCTTAAAAACGCTCAATTAAGCGGTAATTACGATATTACGCTTACCGCTTTGCCTGAATTTTTACCGGCTGAGGCTAATAATATTAAAGCCCATGGCGACTTTACACTTACTCAACTTGTTGACTCTAAACCCGTAGGTAAAGTAAGTACTACATTTAGCTTTGATAAAGCCGTTGCTTATGGCACTACTATTAACACTTACACAGGTAAACTTGTGGCAAGTATGAGTGAAAAGCTCGATGCAAGCGTGGTTTTAAAAAGTGAGTTTAAAGGCGCTCAATACGAAGAGTATAAACTCACCGGTATTAATAACACCCTCAGTGCAAGGGCAAACTTAGGTGTGGGAGAGTTATTTGCTCACTTAAATGCAAACACCCAAATAAATACACTGACAAGCCCAAATGTCGATTTAAATACAATAAACGTAACGTCAACCGGGCTACAAAGTCGCGCGCTTAAAGCGTCTCATCACGTGTTTGTAAATGGTGTTGAGCTGGTGGCCAATCACCATGTTTCAAAGGTAGCGCATCCGTTTGAAGTGATTATACCGCAGCAAAGTGTGCTTTCGTTAAATTCACTCGTTAGCCAATTTGAACCGTTAGCTCAACTCACTCAGGGCGAGTTTGGTGGGCGTATTAGTGGTGATGTGAATTTACAAAAAGCCAATTTTAATTTAACTATTGATGATACCAGCGCGCTTTATAACGATTACTTAGTTAATCAGTTTAGGGCGCAACTTAGTGGGCAATATGATTCAGGGCAGCTTAATGTTGAGCCAACTACCTTTAACCTCAATGAATTAAGAGCGGGCGCAGTAGTTAATAATATCAACGGTAAAATAAAAGTGGTTAACAATAGCGCGCAAGCATTTGATATAAGCGGTAATGTGTTTGATGGAGTTTTTGAATTAGATAAATACACGCTTTTAAAATCGCAGCAAACAGCCAATGTTACTTTTAAGGATATTGATGCGAGTAAACTCATTACCCTTGATGATAAGTCGGGAATTACCTTAACGGGCCGATTAAAAGGGTGGCTGCCACTTCATTTTAGTGACAGTGGCGTAGAGGTTACAAACGGCAACTTATTAAACCAAGGTGAAGGTAAGCTAATTATTAGCAATAACACAGCGTTTGACTCTGTTATGCAACAGCAGCAAGAATTACAGCCTGTACTGAGCTTACTTAAAAACCTTGATATACAAAAACTTAATAGTACAGTAGCACTTAACAGTGATGGTTGGTTATATTTAGGTGTTAATTTACAAGGCTTTAATGAGCCACAACAGCAGCAAGTTAATTTTAATTATAATCACGAAGAAAACGTGTTTACGCTACTAAGAGCGCTAAGATTAAGTGACGAAATAACACAAAAAGTTGAGCAGCAATATTCTCAAAAAGGAAACTAA
- the purL gene encoding phosphoribosylformylglycinamidine synthase — translation MLILRGAPALSEFRVNKILARCKQSQLPVTNVYAEYAHFADLTSPLSVDEQTKLEKLLTYGPTIAEHTPAGTLILVTPRPGTISPWASKATDIAHNCGLKQVHRVERGIAYYIEGELSAEQLAQATALLHDRMTEATHTELEAAAQLFRNDSPREMSSVDILGGGREALAAANIEQGFALADDEIDYLVENFIKLGRNPNDIELFMFAQANSEHCRHKIFNADWTIDGIEQPKSLFKMIKNTFEHNPENVLSAYKDNAAVMKGSKAGRFFPNAQGEYAYHQEDIEILMKVETHNHPTAIAPFSGAATGSGGEIRDEGATGRGSKPKAGLVGFTVSNLRIPGYEQPWESDFGKPGRIVNALDIMMDGPLGGAAFNNEFGRPNLLGYFRTYEEKVTSHNGEEVRGYHKPIMLAGGLGNIRADHVQKGEIPVGAKLIALGGPAMNIGLGGGAASSMASGQSNEDLDFASVQRENPEMERRCQEVIDKCWQLGDENPIAFIHDVGAGGLSNAFPELVNDGGRGGKFQLRDIPNDEPGMAPHEIWCNESQERYVLAVAVEDFDRFESICKRERAQYAVIGEATEERHLTVADSHFDNSPVDLPLDVLLGKAPKMHRNVTSQQVMGTAIDANDINVADAAQRLLRLPTIAEKTFLITIGDRSVTGLVARDQMVGPWQVPVANCAVTAATYDTYHGEAMSLGERTPAALLNYGASARLAVAESLTNIACANIGSLENIKLSANWMAAAGHPGEDAGLYEAVKAVGEELCPALGLTIPVGKDSMSMKTTWKNEDDSAEQSVTSPLSLIITSFGRVDDVRKTVTPQLRTDKGDTSLVLVDLGAGKNRMGASSLAQVYKQLGDVTPDVDSPELLKGFYNAMQALVADSKLLAYHDRSDGGLFTTVTEMAFAGHTGVTVDLAGLTGTDLEALYNEELGAVIQVANSDLDDVNAVFEQHGVAAISHVIGSLNSDDSIVFNRGEQTVLNHTRTELRTIWAETTYQMQARRDNPDCAKQEFDAKFDAKDPGLNVKLNFDLNEDIAAPFIATGAKPQMAILREQGVNSHLEMAAAFNRAGFAAVDVHMSDILEGRLTLEQFKGLVACGGFSYGDVLGAGEGWAKSILFNDMARDQFQNFFHREDTFSLGVCNGCQMLSTLKELIPGTEHWPRFVTNKSERFEARFSLVEIQENPSVFFNGMAGSRMPIAVSHGEGHAEFANDAATKAALESGTVAVKFVDNYGNPTTQYPANPNGSPEGITGITSTDGRATVMMPHPERVFRAVANSWHPDEWQEDSPWMRMFRNARKNVG, via the coding sequence ATGTTGATCCTTCGTGGTGCACCAGCACTGTCAGAGTTCAGAGTTAATAAAATTTTAGCGCGTTGCAAACAATCGCAACTTCCAGTCACCAACGTATATGCCGAGTATGCTCATTTTGCCGATTTAACATCGCCTTTGAGTGTTGATGAGCAAACCAAGCTTGAAAAGCTATTAACTTACGGTCCTACTATTGCCGAGCATACCCCAGCTGGCACACTTATTTTAGTTACACCTCGCCCTGGTACCATTTCTCCTTGGGCATCTAAAGCAACCGATATAGCGCATAACTGTGGCCTTAAACAGGTTCACCGTGTAGAGCGTGGTATTGCTTATTATATAGAAGGTGAACTAAGTGCAGAGCAACTTGCACAAGCAACGGCGTTATTACACGACCGTATGACTGAAGCTACACACACTGAGCTTGAAGCTGCAGCACAGTTGTTCCGTAATGATTCTCCTCGTGAAATGTCATCAGTTGATATTTTAGGTGGCGGACGCGAAGCATTAGCTGCCGCAAATATTGAGCAAGGTTTTGCCCTTGCCGATGACGAAATTGACTACCTAGTAGAAAACTTTATAAAGTTAGGACGTAATCCTAACGACATCGAATTGTTTATGTTTGCCCAAGCTAACTCAGAGCATTGTCGTCATAAAATATTTAATGCTGATTGGACAATTGATGGCATTGAACAGCCAAAATCGCTGTTTAAAATGATCAAAAATACATTTGAGCACAATCCTGAAAATGTATTGTCGGCGTATAAAGATAACGCGGCAGTAATGAAGGGCTCAAAAGCGGGTCGCTTCTTCCCGAATGCGCAAGGTGAATATGCGTATCATCAAGAAGACATAGAAATTTTAATGAAGGTAGAAACCCATAACCATCCAACGGCTATTGCACCGTTTTCGGGTGCGGCTACCGGTTCAGGTGGTGAAATTCGTGACGAAGGTGCAACAGGGCGTGGTTCTAAGCCAAAAGCAGGTTTAGTTGGCTTTACGGTTTCTAACTTACGTATTCCGGGTTACGAGCAACCGTGGGAAAGCGACTTTGGTAAGCCAGGTCGTATAGTCAATGCGCTTGATATTATGATGGATGGCCCACTGGGCGGTGCTGCATTTAATAACGAGTTTGGACGTCCTAACTTATTAGGTTACTTCCGCACGTACGAAGAAAAAGTAACAAGCCACAATGGTGAAGAGGTACGTGGTTACCACAAACCAATTATGCTTGCCGGTGGTTTAGGTAATATTCGTGCTGATCATGTTCAAAAAGGCGAGATTCCAGTAGGCGCAAAACTAATTGCGCTAGGCGGCCCTGCTATGAACATTGGTTTAGGCGGTGGTGCTGCATCAAGTATGGCGTCGGGCCAATCAAACGAAGACTTAGACTTTGCTTCTGTACAGCGTGAAAACCCTGAAATGGAACGTCGTTGCCAAGAAGTCATCGACAAATGCTGGCAGTTAGGCGACGAAAACCCAATTGCGTTTATACATGATGTAGGCGCCGGTGGTTTATCAAATGCGTTTCCTGAACTGGTAAACGATGGTGGCCGTGGTGGTAAATTCCAACTACGTGATATCCCTAACGATGAGCCTGGCATGGCACCACATGAAATTTGGTGTAACGAATCGCAAGAGCGTTATGTGCTGGCTGTAGCGGTTGAAGACTTTGATCGTTTTGAATCCATTTGTAAGCGCGAACGCGCACAGTACGCAGTAATTGGTGAAGCCACAGAAGAGCGCCATTTAACCGTAGCAGACAGCCACTTTGATAACAGCCCTGTTGATTTACCGCTTGATGTTTTATTAGGTAAAGCGCCTAAAATGCATCGCAATGTAACATCTCAGCAAGTAATGGGCACTGCCATTGATGCAAACGATATTAACGTAGCTGATGCCGCACAGCGTTTGTTACGCTTACCTACAATTGCAGAAAAAACATTCTTAATTACTATTGGTGACCGCTCGGTTACCGGTTTAGTAGCACGTGATCAAATGGTTGGCCCTTGGCAAGTACCTGTTGCTAACTGTGCGGTTACTGCGGCAACGTACGACACTTACCACGGTGAAGCTATGTCTCTGGGTGAGCGCACGCCGGCGGCACTATTAAATTATGGAGCTTCGGCGCGTTTGGCTGTGGCTGAGTCACTCACTAATATTGCTTGTGCAAACATTGGCAGCCTTGAGAACATTAAGCTATCTGCTAACTGGATGGCTGCAGCGGGTCACCCAGGTGAAGACGCAGGCCTTTACGAAGCCGTAAAAGCGGTAGGCGAAGAGCTTTGTCCAGCACTTGGTTTAACTATACCTGTAGGTAAAGATTCTATGTCGATGAAAACGACATGGAAAAACGAAGACGATAGTGCTGAGCAATCAGTAACGTCGCCGTTATCGCTTATTATTACATCCTTTGGCCGTGTTGACGATGTACGTAAAACAGTAACGCCACAGTTACGCACTGATAAAGGCGACACTTCGCTTGTTTTAGTTGATTTAGGTGCTGGCAAAAACCGCATGGGTGCATCAAGCCTTGCACAGGTTTATAAACAGCTTGGTGATGTTACACCAGATGTAGACAGCCCTGAGCTACTTAAAGGCTTTTACAATGCCATGCAAGCACTTGTCGCTGATAGCAAGTTACTTGCTTATCATGACCGCTCAGACGGTGGTTTATTTACTACTGTAACTGAAATGGCGTTTGCTGGGCACACCGGTGTGACTGTTGATTTAGCTGGTTTAACCGGGACAGACTTAGAAGCACTTTATAACGAAGAGCTTGGCGCGGTAATTCAAGTTGCTAACAGCGATTTAGATGACGTAAATGCTGTATTTGAACAACATGGTGTAGCTGCAATTAGCCACGTGATTGGCTCGCTTAATAGCGACGATAGCATTGTATTTAACCGCGGCGAGCAAACGGTACTTAATCATACTCGTACTGAGTTACGTACTATTTGGGCCGAAACAACGTACCAAATGCAAGCACGTCGTGATAACCCTGATTGTGCTAAGCAGGAGTTTGATGCCAAGTTTGATGCAAAAGATCCAGGCTTAAACGTAAAACTTAACTTTGACTTAAACGAAGATATAGCTGCACCATTCATTGCAACGGGTGCTAAACCACAAATGGCTATTTTGCGTGAGCAAGGCGTTAACTCGCACCTAGAAATGGCTGCTGCGTTTAACCGCGCTGGTTTTGCCGCTGTTGATGTGCACATGAGCGATATCCTCGAAGGGCGTTTAACCCTTGAGCAGTTTAAAGGCTTAGTGGCATGTGGTGGTTTCTCTTATGGTGACGTATTAGGCGCCGGTGAAGGTTGGGCTAAGTCTATATTGTTTAATGATATGGCACGCGATCAGTTCCAAAATTTCTTCCACCGTGAAGACACCTTTAGTTTAGGGGTGTGTAATGGTTGCCAAATGTTATCAACGCTTAAAGAGTTAATTCCGGGTACTGAGCATTGGCCTCGTTTTGTAACAAATAAGTCAGAGCGTTTTGAAGCACGCTTTAGCTTAGTAGAAATACAAGAGAATCCGTCTGTGTTCTTTAATGGAATGGCGGGGTCGCGTATGCCAATTGCTGTATCTCATGGTGAAGGCCATGCAGAATTTGCAAACGATGCCGCCACTAAAGCTGCGCTTGAAAGCGGCACTGTTGCAGTTAAATTTGTAGATAACTACGGTAACCCGACAACACAATACCCGGCTAACCCGAATGGTTCACCAGAAGGTATTACCGGTATTACTTCTACTGATGGCCGTGCAACAGTAATGATGCCGCACCCAGAGCGTGTATTCCGCGCTGTTGCTAACTCGTGGCACCCTGATGAGTGGCAAGAAGATAGCCCATGGATGCGCATGTTCCGTAATGCACGTAAAAATGTAGGTTAA
- a CDS encoding DUF1415 domain-containing protein: MTNLAITQTREWVSSVIVKYNFCPFARKEVENNCIHYVLSPAVKIDDAVMDMLEQCVQLDQNPERETTLILFDNGFSDFEDFLDLVDLANALLVAQGFEGKYQIANFHPDYVFADSDEDDAANYTNRAPYPTLHLIRELSMSEALDNYNEPESIPEHNIKLARRKGFDFWQQLLEGIKKPSA, from the coding sequence ATGACCAATTTAGCTATTACTCAAACCCGTGAGTGGGTATCGTCTGTTATTGTAAAATATAACTTTTGCCCATTTGCCCGCAAAGAAGTTGAGAACAACTGCATTCATTATGTACTTAGCCCAGCAGTAAAAATTGATGACGCTGTAATGGACATGCTAGAGCAGTGTGTGCAGCTTGATCAAAATCCAGAGCGCGAAACCACATTAATACTGTTTGATAACGGCTTTAGCGATTTTGAAGATTTTTTAGATTTAGTTGATTTAGCCAATGCGCTACTGGTTGCACAAGGCTTTGAAGGTAAATATCAAATTGCTAATTTTCATCCCGATTACGTGTTTGCCGACAGCGACGAAGATGATGCCGCAAATTACACAAACCGAGCTCCCTACCCTACATTGCATTTAATTCGCGAATTAAGTATGAGCGAAGCGCTTGATAACTATAACGAGCCTGAATCTATACCTGAGCACAATATAAAACTTGCAAGGCGCAAAGGATTCGACTTTTGGCAGCAACTTTTAGAAGGCATAAAAAAACCGAGCGCATAA
- the hldE gene encoding bifunctional D-glycero-beta-D-manno-heptose-7-phosphate kinase/D-glycero-beta-D-manno-heptose 1-phosphate adenylyltransferase HldE translates to MDLSLLKNLSKARILVVGDVMLDRYWYGDTGRISPEAPVPVVKVSKFEDKAGGAANVAKNIARLDAKVGLLGLIGEDESGQILETILKGEKISSQLVSVCDLPTISKMRVISRHQQLVRLDLEETFSEQHSQLLLNRLELVLDEYDFVVFSDYSKGSLSLIKEMVSIAKAAGKTVLIDPKSPDLHLYEGADYITPNLHEFNLAGGKTGSEDILAQSARELISKNGIKAMLLTRSEQGMSLINADEKHDFAAQQLEVSDVTGAGDTVIATLAVMLGAGMAPKDAVEIANLAAGIVVSKLGAATVSPEELSQKLGQYLHTNGEHYQTPFDDVLQHIEFAKQNGETIVFTNGCFDILHAGHVRYLAQAKARGDRLVVGLNNDESITRLKGPERPINPLDERAMVLSALASVDWVIPFGSAEENDTPAKLIEQISPDILVKGGDYTVEQIAGADHVLRHGGKVEVLTFLDGCSTSKVISKIKQ, encoded by the coding sequence ATGGATTTATCGCTATTAAAAAACTTATCTAAAGCGCGTATTTTAGTGGTAGGCGATGTAATGCTTGATCGCTACTGGTACGGTGACACCGGGCGTATCTCGCCAGAAGCGCCAGTACCCGTTGTTAAGGTAAGCAAGTTTGAAGACAAAGCCGGTGGCGCCGCCAATGTTGCTAAAAACATTGCTAGGCTTGATGCCAAAGTAGGGCTACTTGGCTTAATTGGGGAAGATGAAAGCGGGCAAATTTTAGAAACAATTTTAAAAGGTGAAAAAATAAGTTCACAACTTGTGAGTGTATGTGATTTACCGACTATTTCGAAAATGCGTGTTATTAGCCGCCATCAACAACTTGTACGCCTTGATTTAGAAGAAACCTTTAGCGAACAGCATAGCCAACTGTTATTAAATCGCTTAGAGCTGGTGCTTGATGAGTACGACTTTGTGGTGTTTTCTGATTACAGTAAAGGCTCGCTCAGCTTAATTAAAGAGATGGTGAGTATTGCCAAAGCGGCGGGTAAAACCGTGCTTATCGATCCTAAATCGCCAGACTTACACTTATACGAGGGCGCAGACTACATTACGCCTAACTTGCATGAGTTTAATTTAGCAGGTGGTAAAACCGGCTCTGAGGACATTTTAGCGCAAAGTGCCCGTGAGCTTATTAGTAAAAATGGTATTAAAGCCATGCTACTTACACGCTCAGAGCAAGGTATGTCGTTAATTAATGCCGATGAAAAACACGACTTTGCAGCTCAGCAATTAGAAGTGAGCGATGTAACTGGCGCAGGCGATACCGTAATTGCAACTTTAGCTGTAATGCTTGGGGCAGGTATGGCCCCTAAAGATGCAGTAGAAATTGCTAATTTAGCCGCCGGTATTGTAGTAAGTAAACTTGGGGCAGCCACAGTGTCACCAGAAGAGCTAAGCCAAAAGCTTGGCCAATACTTACACACTAATGGCGAGCACTACCAAACTCCGTTTGATGATGTACTGCAGCATATTGAGTTTGCAAAGCAAAACGGCGAAACCATTGTATTTACCAATGGTTGTTTTGATATTTTACACGCAGGTCACGTGCGCTACTTAGCACAAGCTAAAGCGCGTGGAGATAGACTCGTTGTTGGGTTAAATAACGATGAATCTATTACCCGTTTAAAAGGCCCTGAACGCCCGATAAACCCGCTTGATGAGCGCGCAATGGTATTAAGTGCACTTGCCTCTGTAGATTGGGTTATTCCGTTTGGCAGCGCTGAGGAAAACGATACACCCGCTAAATTAATCGAGCAAATAAGCCCTGATATTTTAGTGAAAGGTGGCGA
- a CDS encoding YdbL family protein: MTIKNKLSIATLIGAVCMSFSAWAISLDDAKSQGLVGENSSGYLGLVVQNSEAKAVVEEINAKRKAQYLKLAKKNNLSLAQVEALAAAKTIEKTQSGHYVEVNGSWVKK; the protein is encoded by the coding sequence ATGACTATAAAAAATAAATTAAGTATTGCCACTTTAATTGGTGCAGTGTGTATGTCGTTTTCGGCGTGGGCGATTAGTTTAGATGATGCTAAAAGCCAAGGATTAGTGGGTGAGAACAGTTCGGGTTATTTAGGCTTAGTAGTACAAAATAGCGAAGCTAAAGCCGTTGTTGAAGAAATTAACGCAAAGCGTAAAGCTCAGTATTTAAAACTAGCTAAAAAGAACAATTTATCGCTCGCCCAAGTAGAAGCACTCGCAGCGGCTAAAACAATCGAAAAAACCCAAAGTGGTCATTATGTTGAAGTAAATGGCAGCTGGGTTAAAAAGTAA
- the waaA gene encoding lipid IV(A) 3-deoxy-D-manno-octulosonic acid transferase translates to MARIFYSFALILISPLIVFYLYVLRGKKNKGYRAHFKERFGFVSKSLFTSKGKPLVVHCASVGEVLAAAPLIKALQKQHPQLNILITCNTPAGREQIINQFKNTVACSYLPMDFPFSTARFLKRLNPQALCILETELWPNLMAISHKKNIPVLVLNARLSEKSQQGYQKVAKLTQIIMRSITVLASHNKKDAERFIELGLTSSKSHVTGSIKFDISPSNEQLASVANLKAQYKTQERFVWVAGSTHPLEHEMILNAHQQLLKKYPNALLIIAPRHPEQFDKVADTLAQSPLSFSRRSNNNYQNEQVLLADTLGELQCLYGAGNVSYVGGSLIRRGGHNPLEAAAFSVGVITGPHTYNFDHIYPELIKLKGAVAVENTDELATQLINLSQNTKACQTIGNKAQQCVLKNQGAIKKTLTIINQYLEPQA, encoded by the coding sequence ATGGCACGCATTTTCTACTCATTCGCTTTAATTTTAATTAGCCCGCTGATTGTATTTTACTTATATGTATTAAGAGGTAAAAAAAACAAAGGCTACCGCGCACACTTTAAAGAACGTTTTGGCTTTGTGAGCAAAAGCTTATTTACAAGTAAAGGCAAACCTTTAGTTGTACACTGCGCCTCTGTAGGTGAAGTACTTGCAGCTGCACCACTTATTAAAGCGCTGCAAAAACAACACCCACAGCTTAATATACTTATTACCTGTAATACCCCTGCTGGTCGCGAGCAAATAATTAATCAATTTAAAAATACCGTGGCGTGTAGTTATTTACCTATGGACTTCCCGTTTTCGACCGCCCGGTTTTTAAAACGTTTAAACCCACAAGCACTATGCATATTGGAAACCGAGCTTTGGCCAAACTTAATGGCAATAAGCCATAAAAAGAATATTCCGGTACTGGTACTTAATGCTCGCTTGAGCGAAAAATCGCAACAAGGGTATCAAAAGGTTGCTAAGTTAACGCAGATAATTATGCGTTCAATCACGGTACTTGCAAGTCACAATAAAAAAGATGCCGAGCGATTTATTGAGCTAGGTTTAACCTCCTCAAAAAGCCATGTTACAGGCTCAATTAAGTTTGATATAAGCCCAAGCAATGAGCAGCTAGCTTCAGTTGCAAACCTTAAAGCACAATATAAAACTCAAGAGCGGTTTGTATGGGTGGCAGGCTCTACTCACCCACTTGAACACGAAATGATATTAAATGCCCACCAGCAACTATTAAAAAAGTACCCAAATGCACTTTTAATCATTGCCCCGCGACACCCTGAGCAGTTTGATAAAGTAGCCGATACGTTAGCTCAAAGCCCACTTAGCTTTAGTCGTCGCAGCAACAATAACTATCAAAACGAGCAAGTACTATTAGCTGATACACTTGGCGAGCTGCAATGTTTATATGGGGCTGGTAATGTAAGTTATGTAGGCGGCAGTTTAATTCGCCGCGGCGGGCATAACCCACTTGAAGCGGCTGCTTTTTCGGTCGGTGTTATAACTGGCCCACATACGTATAATTTCGATCATATCTACCCTGAGCTTATAAAATTAAAAGGCGCTGTGGCTGTTGAAAACACCGATGAACTTGCTACACAATTAATTAACTTAAGCCAAAACACTAAAGCTTGCCAAACTATAGGGAATAAAGCGCAGCAGTGCGTATTAAAAAACCAAGGCGCCATTAAAAAAACATTAACCATAATTAATCAGTATTTAGAGCCACAAGCATGA
- a CDS encoding YnbE family lipoprotein has product MKNSLSIKAIIALAAISALSACTHRVEVAAKEPITINLNVKVDHEIRVKVDKELDTLFSDDSELF; this is encoded by the coding sequence ATGAAAAATTCGTTAAGCATTAAGGCAATCATAGCCCTTGCTGCTATCAGCGCATTGAGCGCATGTACACACAGAGTAGAAGTAGCAGCTAAAGAGCCAATAACTATCAACCTCAATGTAAAGGTTGATCACGAAATTCGTGTAAAGGTAGATAAAGAACTCGATACCCTGTTCAGCGACGACAGCGAATTATTTTAG